Proteins from a genomic interval of Gadus morhua chromosome 19, gadMor3.0, whole genome shotgun sequence:
- the arrdc1b gene encoding arrestin domain-containing protein 1b, producing the protein MGKLQEFDILFANNKVVYSPGDSISGNLKIRTGNSLQYKAIKVNCHGSCGISNKLNDTSWTLSEQYFNSTLSVADKGTLTAGEHSFPFQFAIPAAVPTSFEGPFGKIVYRIKAFIDTPRFSKDYKAQKPFYLLNLLNLNEVPDIEQPNHAVTTKKFTYLLVKTGTVMLRACSDLRGYTPGQVVRLATEIHNKSGKDTGSVLASLIQKVTYRTKRPLYDLRTIAEVEGAGVKAGKHAEWREQIIVPPLPQSALACCGLIEVDYFIQVSLRSPEAVVTLPIYIGNIAVTLSPCSRSLASSSQYPSTQSPDRITPSAPPAEPHDGDGGAAGGAGPGASEEIPTKSHSQQDPSGQASATMSPSAYGHAPGQRGGGGGLGGPGGESSGAAPLFCVSTGATVPFYSEGSATPMPTSCSLILPPEYSSSDYPHEPPPSYEESCSSAPPRPDRIQ; encoded by the exons cAATTAAGGTGAACTGCCATGGGTCGTGTGGGATTTCCAACAAGCTGAACGATACATCGTGGACGCTGTCCGAGCAGTACTTCAACAGTACCCTGTCTGTCGCCGACAAAG GAACGCTGACCGCAGGAGAGCACAGCTTCCCGTTCCAGTTTGCCATCCCAG CTGCAGTACCGACTTCATTTGAAGGCCCCTTCGGGAAGATTGTTTACCGCATAAAAGCTTTCATCGATACGCCTCGCTTTTCGAAGGACTACAAAGCCCAGAAGCCCTTCTACCTACTCAATCTGCTCAACCTCAACGAAGTCCCAGACATTGAG CAACCCAACCATGCGGTGACCACCAAGAAGTTCACCTACCTGCTGGTCAAGACCGGGACGGTGATGCTGAGGGCCTGCAGCGACCTGCGGGGCTACACCCCCGGTCAGGTGGTCCGACTGGCCACCGAGATACACAACAAGTCTGGGAAGGACACAGGCTCTGTGTTGGCCAGCCTCATACAG AAAGTGACCTATCGGACGAAGCGGCCGCTGTACGACCTGCGGACCATcgcggaggtggagggggcgggggtgaaGGCGGGGAAACACGCTGAGTGGCGGGAGCAGATCATCGTCCCGCCCCTCCCCCAGTCAGCGCTGGCCTGCTGCGGCCTCATAGAGGTGGACTACTTCATCCAG gtgtCGTTGCGGTCCCCCGAGGCGGTGGTCACGCTGCCCATCTACATCGGTAACATCGCGGTGACCCTGTCGCCATGCTCCCGCTCCCTGGCCTCGTCCTCCCAGTACCCCAGCACCCAGAGCCCCGACCGCATCACCCCCAGCGCCCCGCCCGCCGAGCCCCacgacggggacgggggggccgccgggggggcgggccccggggccagcgAGGAGATCCCCACCAAGAGCCACTCCCAGCAGGACCCGTCGGGACAGGCCAGCGCCACCATGTCCCCCAGCGCCTACGGCCACGCCCCCGGGCAgcgcggggggggcggggggctggggggcccggggggggagTCCTCGGGCGCAGCCCCGCTGTTCTGTGTGTCCACGGGGGCCACCGTCCCCTTCTACTCTGAGGGCAGCGCGACGCCCATGcccacctcctgctccctcaTCCTACCCCCGGAGTACAGCAGCTCTGACTACCCCCATG AACCTCCTCCGAGCTACGAAGAGAGCTGCAGCAGCGCCCCCCCGAGGCCAGACAGAATACAGTAG